The Theobroma cacao cultivar B97-61/B2 chromosome 1, Criollo_cocoa_genome_V2, whole genome shotgun sequence genome contains the following window.
tatggcAAAGTAGTCGAGTTGTATAATTAGTTTAATCAAGCACAAGGCTATGTACAATAACGTATATAGCTAAAACTTAATATCGTCGGCATATAAACCAAAAAGTTAGTGGTTCGATGCGGgtcaattttttattgtgaCTGATTTGAGATAAAGACAGACATTCAACATCATTGCCAGAACCATGTACTTGTCTATTgttttaatgtgaaaaatgaggaaaaaagatttatattccgtacaaacaaaataattcaCGAGTAAAATTAATGACAGGATACAGTTTTATAGATCAGGAAGGTGGCTAGCAGGTAGCAGCCCCGTGTCATGCTATATGTAGTAGTTTGATATAAAACCAACGTATGTGGATGAACACTTCACACATCTCAATAATGTTGATAGCTAATTTCTCTCAATTAGAATGGCTTTCCGGCATTCTTCTTTTCCTGCTCCCAGTGTTCACGTACCTTCTtctaaagaagaagaagaaaatgggaGGTATTAAGCTTCCTCCGAGCCCTCCAAAACTACCTATCATTGGAAACTTGCATCTATTGGGGAACTTCCCTCACCGCTCCCTTGAAAAATTGTCCAAAAAACATGGCCCCGTCATGTTATTGCAGCTAGGTAGCATACCTACTGTGATTGTTTCATCAGCCAAAACCGCTAAACAAGTCCTCAAAACTCATGACATTGATTGTTGCACCCGCCCTGCCTCCCCTGGGCCAAACAGATTTTCCTACAATGGTCTAGACGTGGTGTTCGCATCATATGGTGATTATTGGAAGGAGATGCGCAAATGTTTCGTTTCCGAGCTCTTAAGCATGAGGAGGGGAAGATCTTTTGCAGATGCGAGGGAAGCTGAGGTTGATAAATTGATCACCTCTCTATCTCAGGCTTCTCCAAAGCCGTTCAACCTCGAtgaaaaaatatttgctcTCGCAGATGGTATCATTGGTACGGTTGCTTTCGGTAAGATATATGGAAAAGACGAATTCCAGAATCAAGTATTTCAAAATGTTCTTGGTGAAGCCATGAACATGTTGGCTAGCTTCTCAGCAGAGGATTTTTTCCCAAGGATAGGCAGGTTTATAGATGCTTTGACAGGATTTCATGCTAGGCTTGAGAAGAGCTTTTACGAGCTTGATGCTTTCTTGCAAATGGTGCTTGACCAACATCTTGATCCTGCAAGGCCTAGACCAGAACATGAGGATCttgttgatttcttgattAGATTATTTAAAGATCAAAGCAGCACTTT
Protein-coding sequences here:
- the LOC18611549 gene encoding 4-hydroxyphenylacetaldehyde oxime monooxygenase, whose amino-acid sequence is MGGIKLPPSPPKLPIIGNLHLLGNFPHRSLEKLSKKHGPVMLLQLGSIPTVIVSSAKTAKQVLKTHDIDCCTRPASPGPNRFSYNGLDVVFASYGDYWKEMRKCFVSELLSMRRGRSFADAREAEVDKLITSLSQASPKPFNLDEKIFALADGIIGTVAFGKIYGKDEFQNQVFQNVLGEAMNMLASFSAEDFFPRIGRFIDALTGFHARLEKSFYELDAFLQMVLDQHLDPARPRPEHEDLVDFLIRLFKDQSSTFKVRENNVKAMLFDTFVGGIVTTSVTILWAMSELIKNPRVMNKVQAEIRNCIGRKAKVEGEDVAKLKYLKMVVKETFRLHPPLTMLLPREAMRHFKIGDYDILPKTRILVNVWAIGRDPNNWENPDEFYPERFEENDIDFKGSDFDLLPFGAGRRICPGLAMGATNVEFTLANLLHCFDWELPSGMKREDISMEEEGRLTYQRKIPLCLVPIRNNGQNLNSV